The Candidatus Koribacter versatilis Ellin345 genome has a segment encoding these proteins:
- a CDS encoding Lnb N-terminal periplasmic domain-containing protein, which produces MRWFRRIGMLLGAAIGFVLTLWAAAALYFDFTFPRLRVVVALLYLAVIVRAIVYLRRSKLVLAVPVVGFLVVLGWWLTLKATNDGDWQPDNAQTASIDFNGDAVTVHNFRLCTYKTEADYTCEWQTRSYDLSKLHAVDIFITWWGSPWIAHPIVSFDFGDQGHIAMSIETRDLVGQSYSAVRGFFRQYALIYVVTDERDVILLRTNYRKGEEVHIFRTNINPETARKLFGDYAARVNQLHNRPEWYNAVTNNCTTNIAVSAAQANSRRTRLDWRVLLNGKSDEMMYEHGGIATGGLPIARLREQAHINSVAQKVGNDPEFSRLIRVGRVGFPEAGAAAGAN; this is translated from the coding sequence GTGCGCTGGTTTCGCCGGATTGGAATGCTGCTGGGCGCTGCAATCGGCTTCGTGCTCACGTTGTGGGCGGCAGCGGCGCTCTACTTCGACTTTACGTTCCCCAGGCTGCGAGTCGTGGTCGCGCTTCTGTATCTGGCGGTAATCGTCCGCGCGATAGTGTATTTGCGACGCTCCAAGCTTGTGCTTGCCGTGCCGGTGGTCGGCTTCCTGGTTGTATTGGGCTGGTGGCTCACACTCAAGGCCACGAATGACGGTGACTGGCAGCCCGACAATGCACAGACCGCGTCGATCGACTTCAATGGCGATGCGGTGACCGTCCACAACTTCCGATTGTGCACCTACAAGACCGAGGCGGACTACACCTGCGAGTGGCAGACCCGATCGTACGACCTGTCGAAACTTCACGCGGTGGACATTTTCATAACCTGGTGGGGCTCCCCATGGATCGCGCACCCGATTGTTAGCTTCGACTTCGGGGACCAGGGGCACATCGCGATGTCGATCGAGACGCGCGACCTTGTTGGGCAAAGTTATTCGGCGGTGCGCGGGTTTTTCCGGCAGTATGCACTGATCTACGTTGTTACCGACGAGCGCGACGTGATTCTCCTTCGCACCAACTACAGAAAAGGTGAAGAGGTACACATCTTTCGTACCAACATCAACCCGGAGACAGCCCGAAAGCTGTTTGGGGACTATGCGGCCCGCGTGAACCAATTACACAACCGTCCGGAGTGGTACAACGCGGTGACGAATAACTGCACGACAAACATTGCTGTCTCGGCAGCGCAAGCGAACAGTCGCCGCACGCGACTGGATTGGCGCGTCCTGCTCAATGGAAAATCGGACGAGATGATGTACGAACACGGTGGGATTGCGACGGGCGGGTTGCCCATCGCCAGGTTGAGAGAGCAGGCACACATCAACTCGGTTGCGCAAAAAGTGGGAAACGATCCCGAGTTTTCCCGGTTGATCCGGGTTGGGCGGGTTGGCTTCCCGGAAGCCGGCGCTGCCGCGGGGGCGAATTAG
- a CDS encoding TetR/AcrR family transcriptional regulator gives MSKREMQSAGHRSGAAKKPVPASTAKAENGTPGGKSDKYQRILDAAIAVIAEKGFFTARISDIAERADVADGTVYLYFKSKEDILMKAINAAFDGFMRHALTELAKIESPEKQLRRLAYLHLEAMGSNRNAAKVFQMELRQSTRFLEEFSHDHMVEYFALVREAIRRGQHDGTFRAELSDKVAANCFFGSLDEMVTSWVLSGEDYPLAHAAEHVCDVILKGLEK, from the coding sequence GTGTCGAAACGTGAAATGCAGTCGGCTGGTCATCGTTCCGGTGCAGCGAAGAAACCTGTCCCAGCAAGTACAGCGAAAGCGGAGAACGGAACTCCGGGGGGCAAGTCCGACAAATACCAGCGCATTCTCGATGCAGCGATCGCGGTGATTGCGGAGAAGGGCTTCTTCACGGCGCGGATCTCGGACATCGCCGAACGGGCCGATGTGGCGGACGGTACGGTCTATCTCTATTTCAAAAGCAAAGAAGACATCCTGATGAAAGCCATCAACGCGGCGTTCGATGGCTTCATGCGGCACGCCCTAACGGAGCTGGCAAAGATCGAATCGCCGGAGAAGCAGTTGCGCAGATTGGCGTATCTGCATCTTGAGGCGATGGGTTCAAATCGGAACGCGGCGAAGGTCTTTCAGATGGAACTGCGTCAGAGCACGAGATTTCTGGAAGAATTTAGTCACGACCACATGGTCGAGTATTTTGCGCTCGTACGTGAGGCGATTCGCCGCGGCCAGCATGACGGAACTTTCCGTGCCGAACTTTCAGACAAAGTAGCGGCGAATTGCTTCTTCGGCTCTCTGGATGAAATGGTGACTTCGTGGGTGCTGAGCGGAGAGGATTATCCGCTGGCACATGCGGCTGAGCACGTCTGCGATGTCATCTTAAAGGGATTGGAGAAGTAA
- a CDS encoding MEDS domain-containing protein: MSSPQRIVYQQGDHVCTLFSSPEEQLKAAVEYIQVGLARGERCLYVCCEHSVAVFRNELRKAGIDVGAEEKRGALIVITKEDGHLKGGRFDPDKMISLLHTAVQGALDAGFSGLCAAGDMSWVLDEAPGTERVAEYESRLNEFYSSNRALGLCQYNRNTLPPEMLDHCMATHAYVRIEGPILLENPFFESPEKAMHRVADIHKVEDKLRHFETARRSNA; the protein is encoded by the coding sequence ATGTCATCGCCACAGCGCATCGTCTATCAGCAAGGCGACCACGTGTGCACGCTTTTCTCTTCGCCAGAAGAACAGCTGAAAGCCGCGGTGGAATACATTCAGGTCGGGCTGGCTCGTGGCGAACGCTGTCTCTACGTCTGCTGTGAACATTCAGTAGCGGTATTCCGGAATGAACTCCGGAAGGCGGGAATCGACGTCGGTGCCGAAGAAAAGCGCGGCGCTCTGATCGTTATCACGAAAGAAGACGGGCACCTTAAAGGCGGCCGGTTTGACCCCGACAAAATGATCTCCCTCCTGCACACCGCCGTACAGGGCGCGTTGGATGCGGGGTTTAGCGGCCTCTGCGCTGCCGGCGACATGAGCTGGGTGCTCGACGAGGCTCCAGGAACCGAGCGGGTGGCCGAGTACGAATCACGTCTGAACGAGTTTTACAGCTCGAACCGTGCGCTCGGACTTTGCCAATACAATCGGAACACGCTCCCTCCGGAGATGCTCGATCACTGCATGGCAACGCACGCCTATGTGCGTATCGAAGGCCCGATTCTTCTGGAGAATCCATTCTTCGAGAGTCCGGAAAAAGCGATGCATCGCGTCGCGGATATCCATAAAGTCGAGGACAAGCTCCGTCACTTCGAGACGGCGCGAAGATCCAACGCCTGA
- a CDS encoding right-handed parallel beta-helix repeat-containing protein, giving the protein MRKLALTLVLILALSAISFGQATRTWISGVGDDVNPCSRTAPCKTFAGAISKTSAGGEIDALDPGGFGAVTVTKSITLDGNNWGSILASATYGINITNPTPTTPMLVIIRNLSINGAGTTLGISAIRVLSQGVILKVEHCNLFDFSTAGIDFVYGNKFSVVNTNIDGMGVAGIRTATGGSGNIDNVHISASANGIYAYGKVTASNTTVSNASQKAFGALAGGTLTLQNSVASDSAVGVYAAGTVYMSDTQISNNTTAISISGGVVYSFGNNQLSGNVGAGSAVTPASQI; this is encoded by the coding sequence ATGCGCAAACTTGCGCTTACGCTCGTTCTTATCCTTGCACTCTCCGCCATTTCATTCGGGCAAGCCACACGCACCTGGATTTCGGGCGTCGGAGACGATGTGAACCCGTGCTCCCGTACCGCCCCCTGCAAGACATTCGCGGGCGCTATTTCCAAGACCTCCGCCGGCGGTGAAATCGATGCTCTCGATCCCGGCGGATTCGGCGCCGTCACCGTCACCAAGTCCATCACTCTCGATGGCAACAACTGGGGCAGCATTCTCGCCTCGGCAACGTATGGCATCAACATCACCAACCCGACGCCGACCACGCCGATGCTCGTAATCATCCGCAACCTGAGCATTAACGGCGCGGGAACGACTCTCGGTATCTCCGCCATCCGCGTGCTCAGCCAGGGTGTAATCCTCAAAGTCGAACACTGCAACCTCTTCGACTTCAGCACCGCCGGGATTGACTTCGTGTACGGAAACAAGTTCAGCGTCGTAAATACCAATATCGACGGCATGGGTGTGGCCGGCATCCGTACGGCGACCGGTGGGTCGGGCAACATCGATAACGTTCACATTTCCGCCTCAGCGAACGGTATCTACGCCTACGGCAAGGTGACGGCATCGAATACGACAGTTTCCAATGCCAGCCAAAAAGCCTTCGGAGCACTCGCCGGAGGGACGCTTACGTTGCAGAACTCGGTCGCCTCGGACAGCGCAGTTGGCGTTTATGCCGCCGGCACCGTGTATATGTCCGATACGCAGATCAGCAACAACACTACGGCCATCAGCATCAGCGGCGGTGTGGTCTATTCGTTCGGCAACAACCAGCTCTCGGGGAACGTCGGCGCAGGCAGCGCCGTAACGCCCGCCAGCCAGATCTAG
- a CDS encoding secondary thiamine-phosphate synthase enzyme YjbQ, producing MKFHTEYLHFETKKHRAYVHITPQVEKILERSGVRDGMILVSAMHITAGIYVNDDEEGLIHDIDEWLEKLAPFKETYQHHRTGEDNGDSHLKALLIHHEVILPVTNGKLDFGTWQRVFYAEFDGQRKKRVIVKVMGE from the coding sequence ATGAAGTTTCATACCGAGTATCTCCACTTCGAGACGAAGAAGCACCGCGCCTACGTTCACATCACCCCGCAGGTCGAAAAAATCCTTGAACGCAGCGGCGTAAGAGACGGGATGATCCTCGTGTCGGCGATGCATATTACCGCCGGAATTTACGTGAACGATGACGAAGAAGGGCTGATCCACGACATTGACGAGTGGCTGGAGAAGCTAGCGCCCTTCAAAGAAACCTACCAGCACCACCGCACCGGCGAAGATAACGGCGACTCCCATCTGAAGGCGTTGCTCATCCATCACGAAGTAATTCTTCCAGTGACCAATGGGAAGCTCGACTTCGGCACATGGCAGCGCGTCTTCTACGCGGAGTTCGACGGTCAGCGGAAGAAACGCGTAATCGTGAAAGTGATGGGCGAGTAG
- a CDS encoding Kdo hydroxylase family protein: MNTSPACSVVTDYTRDGWTAADRSRDWCSELESGKILLFDGVPFDLPSEDRDFLLSQKQAASRFHKNISYRPEKNILRGIANDSPDRERMQQVMGRYSREVVNFVMRFLAPYARDFKLDYASFRPLEEKSRDLVLHKRNDLLHVDAFPTRPTRGARILRVFTNINPIVDRVWTTGEPFHVMAPGLARPAGLPHFANPSLAQRFVFATQRAGHVIGLPFPNRSRYDRFMLHFHDWLKENSNFQQNSPKVRTDFSPGCSWLVYTDGVPHAVLSGQYVLEQTFIIPQRALVAPERSPLQVLETIANTSLAS; the protein is encoded by the coding sequence ATGAATACCTCGCCTGCATGTTCGGTGGTGACGGATTACACTCGCGACGGCTGGACCGCTGCCGACCGCTCGCGCGACTGGTGCAGCGAACTGGAGAGCGGAAAGATCCTCCTGTTCGATGGCGTGCCCTTCGACCTTCCTTCAGAAGACCGCGACTTTCTCCTCTCGCAGAAGCAGGCCGCGTCCCGCTTCCACAAGAACATTTCTTATCGGCCGGAAAAAAATATTCTTCGCGGTATCGCCAACGATTCGCCCGACCGCGAACGTATGCAGCAGGTGATGGGCCGATATTCGAGAGAAGTTGTTAATTTTGTGATGCGCTTTCTCGCGCCCTACGCGCGCGACTTCAAGCTCGACTACGCCAGCTTCCGTCCGCTCGAAGAAAAGAGCCGCGACCTCGTCCTACACAAGCGCAACGACCTGCTCCACGTGGACGCGTTCCCTACACGTCCCACGCGCGGCGCGCGCATTCTGCGCGTCTTCACCAATATCAACCCGATCGTGGATCGGGTGTGGACCACCGGGGAACCATTCCATGTCATGGCCCCGGGGCTTGCGCGGCCCGCAGGGCTCCCGCACTTTGCCAATCCGTCGCTCGCCCAACGCTTCGTTTTCGCCACGCAACGTGCCGGGCACGTCATCGGACTGCCCTTTCCTAATCGCTCGCGTTATGACCGCTTCATGCTGCACTTTCACGATTGGCTGAAAGAGAATTCGAATTTCCAGCAGAACTCGCCGAAGGTTCGCACCGACTTTTCGCCCGGCTGCAGTTGGCTGGTCTACACCGACGGCGTCCCGCACGCGGTGCTGTCAGGACAGTACGTCCTCGAGCAGACGTTCATCATTCCGCAGCGCGCATTAGTCGCTCCGGAGCGCTCTCCGTTGCAGGTTTTGGAAACCATCGCGAACACTTCGTTGGCTTCGTGA
- a CDS encoding Nif3-like dinuclear metal center hexameric protein, which produces MMNLGELRRNISYLFIAVSIAGYASAQQKPITAREVVAEIQKHVGVEWRAQTVDTFKAGNPDTPITGIAVTMMATMEVLQRASEKGLNLVITHEPTFYAHLDVPEGMQESDAVWAEKRAFIEKHNMVVWRFHDHWHLRKPDGITAGVVHDLGWEKYQNQENQNLFVHPETTLKKLSEEVAKKLNSPIVRVVGDPDLKVTKVGMSLGAAGIQRHIPMLESDDVQVLLIGEVPEWETIEYVADAVAQHRQKALVLIGHIPSEQPGMGEATRWLKTFVSGVPIEFVPTRQPMWEAH; this is translated from the coding sequence ATGATGAACCTGGGCGAACTACGCCGCAATATCTCTTATCTCTTCATTGCTGTCTCGATCGCCGGTTATGCGAGTGCGCAGCAGAAGCCGATCACGGCACGCGAAGTTGTTGCCGAAATCCAGAAGCATGTCGGCGTCGAATGGCGCGCGCAAACGGTAGATACCTTCAAAGCAGGGAATCCTGATACACCCATCACCGGAATCGCGGTCACCATGATGGCGACTATGGAGGTGCTGCAGCGCGCTTCCGAGAAGGGACTGAACCTCGTCATCACCCACGAACCGACGTTCTACGCCCACCTTGACGTGCCCGAAGGGATGCAGGAGAGCGATGCGGTATGGGCAGAGAAGCGGGCATTCATTGAGAAGCACAACATGGTGGTGTGGCGCTTCCACGATCACTGGCACTTGCGCAAACCCGACGGCATTACCGCGGGAGTCGTCCACGATCTCGGCTGGGAAAAGTATCAGAACCAGGAGAACCAGAATCTTTTTGTGCATCCCGAGACGACCCTGAAGAAGCTCTCCGAAGAAGTCGCGAAGAAGCTGAATTCGCCGATCGTCCGTGTGGTCGGGGATCCGGACCTAAAGGTCACGAAGGTTGGTATGTCGCTGGGCGCGGCAGGTATCCAGCGTCACATCCCGATGCTGGAGAGCGACGATGTGCAGGTGCTGTTAATCGGCGAGGTGCCGGAATGGGAGACGATCGAGTACGTGGCCGACGCGGTCGCGCAGCATCGCCAGAAGGCGCTGGTTTTGATCGGACACATTCCAAGCGAACAGCCTGGCATGGGCGAGGCCACTCGATGGCTGAAGACCTTTGTCAGCGGTGTACCTATCGAGTTCGTGCCGACCCGCCAGCCGATGTGGGAAGCGCACTGA
- a CDS encoding tyrosine-type recombinase/integrase, translated as MPRRKTPDRDGVYQRKDRPGQFWASWTDQNGKRRQRRLRGVFTLTQAKELLAAAQLRVERIKVLGFAEPTKERFEKIEARFLLHQRARLTKAGYERERGVVETHLHDYFGQMQLALIRRGDIANFVTKRAAEVSPATVAKELVTLKHLFRLCVEWELLVLNPATGVKAPKVAPGRVRWLQPEELRALLQACPDWLRPIAGLAAATGMRRSEVLGVRWFDVDRRNGCLTLRQTKNNESRIVFLNQSALHVIDSLRKGKSSEKLFPKVTPEQVSMGFLRTCRELGIEDFRWHDLRHCFASLLRQSGADLQDVAELLGHKDLRMTKRYSHLSPAHLSAAARRFDAVLGEPLSLADPSGGRGA; from the coding sequence ATGCCTAGAAGAAAAACGCCTGACCGCGACGGCGTGTACCAGCGCAAGGACCGTCCGGGCCAGTTTTGGGCAAGCTGGACTGATCAAAATGGCAAGCGCCGGCAGCGGCGACTACGCGGCGTCTTCACTCTGACGCAGGCGAAAGAGTTGCTCGCTGCTGCGCAGCTGCGGGTGGAGCGGATCAAGGTGCTTGGCTTCGCGGAACCCACAAAGGAACGTTTCGAAAAAATCGAAGCTCGCTTTCTGCTGCACCAACGCGCGCGCCTGACGAAAGCAGGCTACGAACGTGAGCGTGGCGTCGTCGAAACACATCTGCACGATTACTTCGGGCAGATGCAACTGGCCCTTATCCGACGTGGCGACATCGCAAATTTCGTCACGAAGCGGGCGGCCGAAGTCTCGCCGGCTACGGTCGCGAAAGAGCTTGTGACGCTCAAGCATCTCTTCCGTCTTTGCGTCGAATGGGAGTTGCTGGTGCTAAATCCCGCAACCGGTGTCAAGGCCCCGAAGGTTGCGCCTGGCCGTGTGCGCTGGCTGCAACCCGAAGAGCTGCGCGCCCTGTTGCAAGCCTGCCCTGATTGGTTGCGCCCGATCGCAGGTCTCGCCGCGGCTACAGGGATGCGGCGAAGCGAGGTGCTCGGCGTGCGATGGTTCGACGTGGACCGCAGGAACGGGTGTCTCACGCTGCGTCAAACCAAGAACAACGAAAGCCGCATCGTGTTTCTCAATCAATCTGCGCTGCACGTCATCGACTCGCTTCGAAAGGGGAAGTCAAGCGAGAAGCTCTTCCCGAAGGTCACGCCGGAACAAGTGAGCATGGGATTCCTTCGGACCTGCCGTGAGCTTGGTATCGAGGATTTTCGATGGCACGATTTGCGGCACTGCTTCGCCTCACTACTGCGTCAGTCGGGCGCCGACTTGCAGGATGTAGCCGAGTTGCTTGGTCATAAGGATCTCCGAATGACGAAGCGATACTCCCATCTCTCGCCAGCCCACCTATCAGCGGCGGCCAGGCGATTCGATGCCGTGCTCGGGGAGCCCTTGTCGCTTGCTGACCCGAGCGGAGGGCGGGGAGCATAG
- a CDS encoding ROK family protein gives MQIVAGVDLGGTAINYTLVNREEKFLIEELFEHPALSKQGPDICLKQIEDGLHLALKLAGVAVSDVVAVGLDTPGPASAAGQLSTRGATNFVHKDWAGYDIREGLARRLGKPVSYLNDANAAALWGHYTIFGATSTETSISTVIGTGNGGGIIIGGDVVKGKNGFGGELGHVLLPFQSIKGAEDMVPKCNCGRIGDLESLCSLTGIERNILPHLLKKNPTHELDKMDIHQAAKLVRGMADKGDAVCKEVFRIQAHAIGLFFDEMINTFDPDALIVGGGALETSKEFQAWFLAEIRRGMPNQREEQVDIPIYVMPNGDTAGARGAALEALKLARQSGLA, from the coding sequence ATGCAGATCGTTGCCGGCGTCGATCTTGGCGGTACAGCCATCAACTACACCCTCGTCAATCGCGAAGAAAAGTTCCTCATCGAAGAACTATTCGAGCATCCCGCCCTCTCCAAACAAGGCCCCGACATCTGCTTGAAACAAATTGAAGACGGCCTGCACCTCGCGCTGAAACTCGCTGGTGTCGCGGTTTCCGACGTAGTCGCCGTCGGCCTCGACACGCCCGGACCCGCTTCAGCAGCGGGCCAACTCAGCACGCGCGGCGCAACCAATTTCGTTCACAAAGACTGGGCCGGCTACGATATCCGCGAAGGCCTCGCGCGTCGCCTCGGCAAACCGGTGTCGTATTTGAACGATGCCAACGCCGCCGCCCTCTGGGGCCACTACACCATCTTCGGCGCCACCAGCACCGAAACCTCCATCTCCACAGTTATCGGCACCGGCAATGGTGGGGGCATCATCATCGGCGGCGACGTCGTAAAGGGTAAGAACGGTTTCGGTGGAGAGCTTGGCCACGTCCTACTTCCCTTCCAAAGCATCAAGGGAGCCGAAGACATGGTGCCGAAGTGCAACTGCGGACGCATCGGCGATCTCGAATCGCTGTGCTCGCTGACCGGCATTGAGCGCAACATTCTCCCGCACCTGCTGAAGAAAAACCCTACCCATGAGCTCGACAAAATGGACATCCACCAGGCGGCGAAGCTCGTGCGCGGTATGGCCGACAAGGGCGACGCGGTCTGTAAGGAAGTATTCCGCATCCAGGCGCACGCTATCGGCTTGTTCTTCGACGAGATGATTAACACCTTCGATCCCGATGCGCTCATCGTGGGCGGCGGTGCGCTCGAGACGAGCAAGGAATTCCAGGCGTGGTTCCTCGCCGAGATCCGACGCGGGATGCCCAACCAGCGCGAAGAGCAAGTGGATATTCCGATTTACGTGATGCCGAACGGCGACACCGCCGGCGCACGTGGCGCAGCTCTTGAGGCGTTGAAGCTCGCGCGCCAGAGCGGGCTGGCCTAG
- a CDS encoding right-handed parallel beta-helix repeat-containing protein, which produces MRKILFFTVLVLGLSVFSFGQASRTWISGVGDDANPCSRTAPCKTFAGAISKTAPSGEIDALDPGGFGALTITKPITLDGNNWGSVLVSGTNGIAISNPTPTTPMEVIIRNLSINGLNTGISGISIVSAGVVLKVEHVQVFDFTVAGIDMQYPTKFSVVNTEIIGAVVAGIRSASSGAGNIVGTHISNSTNGVYALGKVTISNSTVTGASNRAFASEGGASLTLQNSTASDSGVGVFATGNVYMSNCEISNNTTAISISGGVVYSYGNNQLSGNVGNGNAVTPANQT; this is translated from the coding sequence ATGCGCAAAATTCTGTTTTTCACCGTCCTGGTGCTCGGTCTTTCCGTGTTTAGCTTCGGTCAAGCTAGCCGCACTTGGATTTCCGGCGTCGGCGACGATGCCAATCCCTGCTCGCGTACCGCGCCTTGCAAAACGTTTGCTGGCGCCATTTCGAAGACAGCCCCGAGCGGCGAGATCGATGCCCTTGATCCAGGCGGATTCGGCGCTTTGACGATCACCAAGCCCATTACGCTGGATGGCAATAACTGGGGCAGCGTTCTCGTCTCCGGCACCAACGGCATCGCCATCAGCAATCCCACGCCGACGACTCCGATGGAAGTCATCATCCGCAACCTCAGCATCAACGGGCTCAACACCGGAATCTCAGGCATTTCGATCGTCAGCGCTGGTGTCGTGCTGAAGGTTGAGCACGTTCAGGTCTTCGACTTCACCGTGGCCGGGATCGATATGCAATACCCGACGAAGTTCAGCGTCGTGAACACAGAGATCATCGGAGCAGTTGTGGCCGGCATCCGATCGGCTAGCAGCGGCGCTGGGAACATTGTCGGAACCCACATCTCGAACTCGACAAATGGCGTGTACGCCCTTGGCAAGGTCACCATTTCCAACAGCACCGTGACCGGCGCCAGCAACCGAGCATTTGCGAGCGAGGGAGGGGCAAGTCTCACACTGCAGAACTCCACCGCCTCCGATAGCGGCGTCGGCGTTTTTGCTACGGGCAACGTCTACATGAGCAATTGCGAGATCAGCAACAACACCACCGCCATCAGTATCTCTGGAGGAGTTGTTTACTCCTACGGCAATAACCAACTCTCTGGAAACGTTGGCAACGGCAACGCCGTTACGCCGGCCAACCAGACCTAG
- a CDS encoding TonB-dependent receptor plug domain-containing protein: MAQQGPTPPQTAAGGPPPTQPQPDEVVVVTGTWEPMPLEDLQRSVQSVDVQAAPLLFSSTAQFLQLDPSVDVRQRAPGGDQADLSIRGSAFEQSLVLIDGLRVNDAQTGHHNLDLPIPLDTISRIEVLHGAGSTFYGADALGGAVNFITAPAATSELRLRAGFGNFGYNEQRAVASHATKNFSEQLIGDRSFSTGFIEDRDFRNAAVSSETHFHTALGDTMFLLATSDRPYGANQFYGPFDSWERTKAWFVAWTQDLGKQTAFDFGYRRHTDEFVLLREAPSVYENNHVTDSWQGALRRHDEIGKVTTISYGAEGYRDQIDSNNLGYHGRNRGAVYAAADFRMIKRFSLSVGAREESYNGTKGQFTPSVSAAYWFAPSFKVRGAVSRGFRIPTYTDLYYSDPANAGNPNLRPESAWSYEGGVDWNAGGKIALTATVFHRREHDGIDYVKCGSGFTFDINTGTCIASGVPNDVWHAYNIDSLNFTGFETLLRYRLTQRQEFTVGYTGIHGSQNAAPRVQSQYVFNYPVNNTYVGWQGSVWRGIIARTRLGVTQRYAHDPYALWDFSVAREEGRIRPYLQFTNLTSTTYQEVDGVAMPEFGVIGGVEIAVFGKKR, translated from the coding sequence TTGGCGCAGCAAGGGCCTACCCCTCCGCAAACGGCAGCAGGCGGACCTCCACCCACGCAGCCGCAGCCCGACGAAGTGGTGGTCGTGACCGGAACCTGGGAGCCGATGCCGCTCGAAGATCTCCAACGCTCGGTGCAGTCCGTTGATGTGCAGGCTGCTCCGCTCTTGTTCTCGAGCACTGCGCAGTTTCTGCAACTCGATCCGTCGGTAGATGTGCGGCAGCGCGCTCCGGGCGGTGACCAGGCAGACCTGTCGATCCGGGGCTCGGCCTTCGAGCAATCGCTGGTGCTGATTGACGGTCTCCGCGTGAATGACGCTCAGACCGGCCACCACAACCTCGACCTCCCGATTCCGCTCGACACTATCAGCCGCATCGAAGTCCTGCATGGCGCGGGTTCGACGTTCTATGGCGCCGATGCGCTGGGCGGCGCGGTGAACTTTATCACCGCTCCGGCTGCGACCAGCGAACTACGCTTGCGTGCGGGTTTCGGCAACTTCGGCTACAACGAGCAGCGTGCCGTCGCTTCCCACGCGACGAAGAACTTCAGCGAGCAGCTCATCGGCGATCGCAGCTTCTCGACGGGCTTCATAGAAGACCGCGACTTCCGGAACGCGGCCGTGTCGAGCGAGACCCATTTCCATACCGCGCTCGGCGACACAATGTTTCTCCTTGCGACCTCCGACCGACCCTACGGAGCGAACCAGTTTTACGGTCCGTTCGATTCGTGGGAGCGAACCAAGGCGTGGTTCGTGGCGTGGACACAGGACCTCGGCAAGCAGACGGCTTTCGACTTTGGTTACCGCCGCCACACCGATGAGTTTGTGCTGCTCCGCGAGGCACCCAGCGTTTATGAGAACAACCATGTGACCGATAGCTGGCAGGGTGCCCTTCGCCGTCACGACGAAATTGGCAAGGTCACGACGATTTCTTATGGCGCGGAAGGCTATCGCGATCAGATCGACAGCAACAATCTCGGATATCACGGCCGCAATCGCGGCGCAGTGTATGCCGCCGCCGATTTCCGAATGATCAAGCGCTTCTCGCTCTCCGTGGGCGCTCGCGAGGAGTCCTACAACGGGACCAAGGGACAGTTCACACCGTCGGTGAGTGCGGCGTACTGGTTCGCGCCGTCATTCAAAGTAAGGGGCGCAGTGAGCCGCGGCTTCCGTATTCCAACCTATACCGATCTTTATTACAGCGATCCCGCCAATGCAGGAAACCCTAACCTTCGTCCGGAGTCGGCGTGGAGCTACGAAGGCGGCGTCGATTGGAATGCGGGCGGCAAGATAGCTCTGACGGCGACAGTATTCCACCGCCGCGAGCATGACGGCATTGACTACGTGAAGTGCGGCTCCGGCTTTACCTTCGACATCAATACCGGCACCTGCATCGCAAGCGGAGTACCGAACGACGTTTGGCATGCCTACAACATCGACAGCCTGAACTTCACCGGCTTCGAGACCCTTCTTCGCTATCGTCTTACGCAGCGCCAGGAGTTCACCGTGGGTTATACCGGCATTCACGGTTCGCAGAATGCCGCACCCCGTGTGCAGTCGCAGTACGTCTTCAACTATCCCGTGAACAATACTTACGTAGGATGGCAGGGAAGTGTGTGGCGAGGGATCATCGCGCGGACGCGTCTCGGCGTGACCCAACGCTACGCGCACGATCCCTATGCCCTTTGGGACTTCTCTGTAGCGAGGGAAGAGGGACGTATTCGGCCCTACCTGCAGTTCACAAATCTAACCAGCACGACCTATCAGGAAGTCGATGGCGTCGCGATGCCGGAGTTCGGCGTGATCGGTGGCGTAGAGATCGCGGTCTTCGGCAAGAAGCGTTAA